From Vicia villosa cultivar HV-30 ecotype Madison, WI unplaced genomic scaffold, Vvil1.0 ctg.000417F_1_1_1, whole genome shotgun sequence, the proteins below share one genomic window:
- the LOC131627965 gene encoding uncharacterized protein LOC131627965 — protein sequence MRLLQSTTPSSSTELEEFSNWILDVGDGKLAEPNDGYADIDIPKDMLISNFDEPIKAIIDSTYPNFLQNYKDPQYLQCRAILAGTLETVDVVNCYALDMIPGDEKIFLSSDSVDQMDTDACDSFDALTTEFLNTLTASGLPQHSIRLKVGTPIMLLRNIDQSEGLCNGTRLIVTKLADHVIEARIISGKNIGSSFYLPRMDISPTQSPWPFKLTRRQFPIIVSYAMTINKSQGQSLDYVGLYLPRNVFSHGQLYVAISRVKSKNGLKILIHDKDNEAADTTTNVVFKEVFENV from the exons ATGCGTTTGTTGCAATCCACCACACCTTCAAGTTCAACAGAATTAGAAGAGTTTTCAAATTGGATTTTAGATGTTGGAGATGGAAAACTGGCTGAACCAAATGATGGATATGCAGATATTGACATACCAAAGGACATGTTGATATCCAATTTTGATGAACCGATAAAGGCAATTATAGATTCAACCTATCCTAACTTTCTGCAGAATTACAAAGATCCCCAATACCTTCAATGTAGAGCAATATTGGCTGGAACTTTAGAGACAGTTGATGTCGTAAATTGTTATGCGCTAGATATGATTCCAG GAGATGAAAAGATTTTTTTGAGCTCCGACTCAGTTGATCAAATGGACACTGATGCTTGCGATTCTTTTGATGCTTTGACAACGGAATTTTTGAACACCCTGACGGCATCCGGTCTTCCACAACACAGCATTAGACTTAAAGTTGGCACCCCTATAATGCTCCTGAGAAACATTGATCAATCTGAAGGATTGTGCAACGGTACAAGACTCATTGTTACAAAATTGGCCGACCATGTTATAGAGGCAAGGATTATCTCCGGTAAAAATATCGGAAGTTCATTTTATCTTCCAAGAATGGATATCTCTCCAACACAATCACCCTGGCCTTTTAAATTAACAAGAAGGCAATTTCCAATCATTGTGTCCTACGCAATGACGATTAACAAGTCGCAAGGTCAGTCGTTAGACTATGTTGGGTTGTATCTGCCAAGGAATGTCTTcagccatggtcagttgtacgtTGCAATATCAAGAGTGAAAAGCAAAAACGGTCTCAAGATACTAATCCACGACAAAGACAATGAAGCGGCAGACACTACCACCAACGTGGTATTCAAAGAAGTATTTGAAAATGTCTAA